The proteins below come from a single Hyperolius riggenbachi isolate aHypRig1 chromosome 8, aHypRig1.pri, whole genome shotgun sequence genomic window:
- the CDC26 gene encoding anaphase-promoting complex subunit CDC26, whose translation MLRRKPTRLELKLDDIEEFESIRKELENRKKQREEVDLSVGDSDAAISLSVDSKTREQTIHDRIGYKPQPKPNSHTTQFGNFEF comes from the exons ATGCTGCGCAGAAAACCAACTCGCCTGGAGCTCAAATTAGATGACATTGAGGAGTTTGAGAGCATCCGTAAAGAACTGGAG AACCGAAAGAAGCAGCGAGAAGAGGTAGATCTGTCCGTCGGTGATTCAGATGCCGCCATCTCTTTAAGTGTCGACTCCAAAACCAGAGAACAGACGATTCACGACCGCATCGGATACAAACCACAGCCGAAGCCCAACAGCCACACCACGCAGTTCGGGAACTTCGAGTTTTAG